One Phaseolus vulgaris cultivar G19833 chromosome 2, P. vulgaris v2.0, whole genome shotgun sequence DNA window includes the following coding sequences:
- the LOC137810724 gene encoding uncharacterized protein: MEDVITEAAAPSRFLEEDLNIFTAPSSPLPSPFLIFPYTQQPQPLNPSLLIVALSPSSLALFHRLRTASPAASLILPELSLSHPDNAARILPLSPSVLLAALPFSVPAPRAYAVAKALLAGRIRPDSVLVLDSLAPPNFRGKPSPDEAVAFKLDTAAERKRSGEEQLLPDLEYYPSGSVVDGLGAAILARCQVMNVRASLCVSWPQFDASVVSLIKGLLHRRLLKGFDFDLSDEEVLKFGRRKGRVLLSELYI; the protein is encoded by the coding sequence ATGGAAGACGTGATAACAGAAGCAGCAGCGCCTTCAAGGTTCTTGGAAGAAGACCTAAACATCTTCACAGCTCCATCCTCACCCCTCCCTTCACCCTTCCTCATCTTCCCATACACCCAACAACCCCAACCCCTCAACCCCTCCCTACTCATCGTCGCCCTCTCCCCTTCCTCCCTCGCCCTCTTCCACCGCCTCCGCACCGCCTCCCCCGCCGCCTCACTCATCCTCCCCGAACTCTCCCTCTCCCACCCCGACAACGCCGCCCGCATCCTCCCCCTTTCTCCCTCTGTCCTCCTCGCTGCCCTCCCCTTCTCTGTCCCCGCTCCCCGCGCCTACGCCGTCGCCAAGGCCCTCCTCGCCGGCCGCATCCGCCCCGACTCCGTCCTCGTCCTCGACTCCCTCGCGCCCCCCAACTTCCGCGGCAAGCCCTCCCCCGATGAGGCTGTGGCGTTCAAGCTGGACACTGCAGCTGAGAGAAAGAGAAGCGGCGAGGAGCAGCTCTTGCCAGATTTGGAGTACTACCCTTCCGGAAGCGTTGTTGACGGGCTGGGCGCTGCGATTCTCGCACGGTGCCAGGTGATGAACGTCAGAGCGAGTTTGTGTGTTTCGTGGCCTCAGTTCGACGCCTCTGTGGTGTCGTTGATTAAGGGTTTGCTTCATCGCCGCTTGTTGAAGGGATTTGATTTTGATTTGAGTGATGAAGAGGTTTTGAAATTTGGGAGGCGTAAGGGTAGGGTTTTGCTTTCTGAGTTGTATA